The DNA sequence CGCATGGCACGACATACCGACTCCAAACAACGCCTACTCCAGATCGCCACTGAATTGATTTGGGAGAGCAGTTACGCCCACGCCAGCGTGGATCGGATCTGCGAACGGGCCGAGATCAAGAAGGGAAGCTTTTATCACCACTTTACCTCGAAGGCACAGCTGGCTCTGGAGACGTTGGAAACCCAGTGGGCACAGATGAGACCGGCACTCGATGAGATTTTCTCCCCGTTGGTCCCACCGCTGGAACGCATTCAACGATTCTTTAGACATGGCATTGAATTACAGGTATTTATGCATGATAAAGTAGGATTCGTGTGCGGATGCCCACTGGTGTCTCTCGGATCCGAAATCAGCACGCAGGAACCTGCGCTCCGGTCCAAGGTCGCCGAGATTTTGGACTACAAGTTGCGGTATCTGGAAAGCGCGATTCGCGAAGCCCGGGACCTGGGGTTGATTGAAACTCCCGATTCGCATCAGACCGCCCAAATCATTGCCGACTACGCCGAGGGAGTACTCACACGCGCGCGCATCATGAACGACCTGAACCCGGTGCTCCAACTCGAGACCGGAATTCTCACCATTTTGAAGCCATTGGCCCAACCCGCGGGCACCCCGTCTGGAATTCACGCCTAAAACCTACCTACTGGTCGCCTATGTACTCTGCCAGCCTTGCCTACCTGCCTGCCGTTTCTCCTGCTAGCCGCCGCACGCCCCGCCGCCATTCGGTCGCCCTAGGTCTCGCACTCCTTGCGGTTGGGCTTCTTTCAGGCTGCAAACCCGGAGCAGATTCACCCGCTGCAAGCGGCCCGGGTGGAGCGCCCCCGCCGCCCCCAGAGGTCGTGGTAGCCGCTGCCGAGGGCCGTTCCATCGTGGAGCATGACGTCTTCACCGGGCGCTTGGAAGCCGTGGAATCGGTCGAGGTCCGACCCCGGATCAGCGGCCACATCCAAGAGGTGCGCTTTAAGTCTGGCCAGATGGTCA is a window from the Verrucomicrobiales bacterium genome containing:
- a CDS encoding TetR/AcrR family transcriptional regulator; the encoded protein is MARHTDSKQRLLQIATELIWESSYAHASVDRICERAEIKKGSFYHHFTSKAQLALETLETQWAQMRPALDEIFSPLVPPLERIQRFFRHGIELQVFMHDKVGFVCGCPLVSLGSEISTQEPALRSKVAEILDYKLRYLESAIREARDLGLIETPDSHQTAQIIADYAEGVLTRARIMNDLNPVLQLETGILTILKPLAQPAGTPSGIHA